A stretch of Equus caballus isolate H_3958 breed thoroughbred chromosome 11, TB-T2T, whole genome shotgun sequence DNA encodes these proteins:
- the EIF1 gene encoding eukaryotic translation initiation factor 1: MSAIQNLHSFDPFADASKGDDLLPAGTEDYIHIRIQQRNGRKTLTTVQGIADDYDKKKLVKAFKKKFACNGTVIEHPEYGEVIQLQGDQRKNICQFLVEIGLAKEDQLKVHGF, from the exons ATGTCCGCTATCCAGAACCTCCACTCTTTCG ACCCCTTTGCTGATGCAAGTAAGGGTGATGATCTACTTCCTGCTGGCACTGAGGATTATATCCATATAAGAATTCAACAGAGAAACGGCAGGAAGACTCTTACTACCGTCCAAGGGATCGCTGATGATTACGATAAAAAGAAACTAGTGAAGGCGTTTAAGAAG AAATTTGCCTGCAATGGTACTGTAATTGAGCATCCAGAATATGGAGAAGTAATTCAACTACAGGGTGACCAGCGCAAGAACATATGCCAGTTCCTGGTAGAG ATTGGACTGGCTAAGGAGGACCAGCTGAAGGTTCATGGGTTTTAA